In a single window of the Olivibacter sp. SDN3 genome:
- the trxA gene encoding thioredoxin: MALEITDSNFDEVVLKSDKPVLVDFWAEWCGPCRMVGPVVEELAKEYDGKAVVGKVNVDHNSDISTKYGIRNIPALLFFKNGEIVDKQIGAVPKSVLASKLEAQLV, from the coding sequence ATGGCATTAGAAATCACAGATAGCAACTTTGATGAGGTTGTATTGAAATCAGACAAACCTGTATTGGTAGATTTTTGGGCAGAATGGTGCGGACCATGTCGTATGGTAGGTCCAGTCGTAGAAGAGCTTGCCAAAGAATATGATGGTAAAGCGGTAGTAGGTAAAGTAAATGTAGACCACAATTCCGATATTTCAACGAAGTACGGTATTCGTAATATACCTGCTTTGTTATTCTTTAAAAATGGCGAGATCGTAGATAAGCAAATCGGCGCTGTTCCCAAATCTGTA